Below is a genomic region from Drosophila albomicans strain 15112-1751.03 chromosome 2R, ASM965048v2, whole genome shotgun sequence.
GTAGTTGTAACTGAGCTTAgcttaaagaaaaaaataaacaagaaacaaaaaaaaatgaattactGTTCTACTTGATGAGCGAGTATCGCTCTATCGTTGTATCTCTACCCGTATCTGCTGTAACTGTATCTCtgtatctatctatctgtatctgtatctatctATGCTGCAATTGTGTTTATCTGTTTTACTTCTCgttcttcttctgcctgtCGCACAACCGGGAACTAGGGAACCAAACAGAGAACCGAGAACCGAGAACAGAACTGAATTTGCGCTTAAGTGCTTTagtaaattgttaaattgctTTTGTCTTTCATTCAACGaataagtaaatgaaaatatgaaaattgatattattgcatttgcacAAACTACGTGGACTTTATCTCATTTTCTGCTACATTTTTGTGcttagtttcagtttcagttgttgcGCGATCCGCGCCACAGTCAGAACAAAAgcgcataaataataaattcacgcaataatttaataatcaaatttacaaaaaaataaaatagatatatggtatataggTAAATATTTTGACTGTGGATAAACTGAGTAAACGTAACACAACGTGCAATGGAAATTTTTGCTTAAAGCGTTTTTCGAAATTCTAACTTATCTTAATCACATCGAGACTTATTCATTTGGCAGCTTAATACAGCTTCGTCGCAGTTTAATATTCTGATATTTTGTGAACGTATTTATTCAGGAATATAAACCTATCTTATCACGCCGCTTGGCGCCTAGACTTTTAGCGTTatagaaacacaaaaaaaatatctaatGCCTGTCATAAACACAAATTACACAAGTTACTCATACTTCATCCAATTCTCggcaattaaaaatctttatcTCTATTAAAAAGTGTGCGACTAATACATACcttatattaaagtatttcttttaaattgtgAGGTTTCTCAAATAGCCAAAATTTATCTACGACTTTAAACTGTATTTGCACAACATTTTTTGTGATTCTCCTGCTAATCTCATAAAGTGAAACaagaaaaagtttaaatacCTGTTCAACCACCTTTCCAAAAGGTATATTGTAGCCGAACAATGTTTAATTGGAGCGTTCTTAGTTTTATTACAAACTAAAGACCTTCTGTTATCAGCAATTCTTTTATAATGATTATGCACTCTGTCAGCTCGCTGATAAGACGGTTGCTCCCAGAGCGTCCAGCTTTTAAAACCGGCATTTAGGCATAGCTGCTCTTATAACAACACCATCGAGTGTTGGCGACGGTTGATGATCTGCGTAACCGGGCATCTCGATTTTCTCAAATATTATTCGCATGCGAAATGTGAAAAGTGCAACACGAAAGTTCATTCAATCAAATTCTTTCAAGTTTCTCTAAGATTGGGCTGAGCAGAAACGCgcaaagcaataacaaaaaaaagttgaatcaTAAAATTTCTATCGCAAATTTAGAAAGCAAGTGTGTGTATTAAAAACGCAATACCGGCTCTTATCGCAAATTTCGTACAACAAACTATTAAGTACTACTTCAAAAGTGTTGTGAAATATTCCTATTGATTGTGATACCCTCCAAATCACCATTGTTTGGGTGAGTTGACTGCATCCAATTCAGCATTATGTAAGTTTAATCAATGaaatagcaaataatataatcgataagaattaaatatataattaataaatgtcaataaagttaaataaacaatattttcatttagaaTCAATGAGCAatgattaatttgttttgctttccaATTTTGCCAATATTTGAACTTCTCTCATAATTGGAAATGATTAGAAACGTTTGCCTAATAATAGAAATCAAAGGTGAAAGCATTTCGTAAATATCAGCATGACTTTCAATCAATATGTACTGATATAGATATAAATCACCTATTTAATAACATTAGCTTGGATACCCTAAACCACATTATTGAGCTAataataacacacaaaaaaagaacctAAACACAACTTTGTAGTAAATTTCATCATAACAAACATGAGACCCATCATAAAGATAACTCCATCATTATTGCTTCCGATTCTCGCCGCCACCATAAACCCACCCCATATCATGGCTCTATCTGTTTACCTCAATCCACTATTTGGGCTCTTTTATTAGGCCACCATAAAGAGATTTCAATAAACAGCTTTAATTGgtagaaattaaatatgcttGAGATATCGACGCAAAGGTCTTTGCTTGATAAGtaactaacaaaaaagaaaaccacgTCAAagattcaaatgcaatttctaaGGGGATTTTATGTGGATCAGCCAGACCTCAGGTCTTTCATAAAGATAAATTCCACAATTGTTTGCACAGATTTATAAGAGATGTTTTATATACTCATTTAGCATCTACGTTGCAGCTAACATAAACAAAGCACAATGAAAGATAAACTGGAGGAGCTAAACAATGACCGAAAGCCATCGGCGTCAGCGAGTGTTCATCAAATGGATATAGATGAATCCGAACTGAATGATCCGTTCCAAGCACTAATGGAAAAGGCCGGCAATCATGGACGCTATCAGACTTTGTACAATTATGTGTTTGTAGCGGGTTTGGCTTTTGCCGGTGCCATGACCTATATGAACATTATCTTGGCACTCAATATACCCGATCATTGGTGCACAGTGCCAGGAAGAGAACAAACACAATTCACAATCGAACAATGGCGCGATTTAACGCTGCCCAAGTAAGTTTCCATTGCGAAAAGGAAATGAAAGAAGCTTTGCTAAGgagaattttcaattgcaggGAGCCGGATAATCGTGGCAAGGCGACGCATAGTCACTGTGAAATGTATGATATGAACTTTACACAAATCAACGATTGGTCCAGCTGGAACATTAGCCAGAGAACGAATCAAACCACAGGTGAGCACGAGTAGAGAAAGAAAGTCATCTATATACATCACAGCTGAAGTTTGTATAACTTTGCcttaatacttttttatggtcattggctttttttttggcgataGTTTGCCAGAATGGCTGGAGCTACGATACGACTTGGTTCGACAGCACAATACCCATGGACGAGAACTGGATATGCGCCAAGGATTTGTTTGTAACAAATGTGTTCGTTGTGGGTCGTGTGACAGAGGTTGTTGGTTCATTTATATTTGGACAAATGGGCGACTCGTAAGCGTAACTAAATTATGTTTCAAGAGtgcaatttgtaattgaatttctgTTCTTTTTCTGTTTAGGCTTGGTCGCAGTTTCGTCTACTACATTAGCGTTGTCTTTTGTTCGGTGGGCCGCCTTGCTTCGATTTTGTGCACCGGGTCGTATACGTGGTTTCTCATCATGTCCGGCCTCGTTGGCCTCACGGTCAACAGTCTCTTTCAATCGCCCCAAATTATTGGCATGGAAATCTCACGGGAGTAAGTTTCGAGCACAcgcaaaataaaactttttctcGTTCGTTAACTAACTAACTTTTACTGCGAACTCAAAAGGGAGGATCGCAGTCGCATTGCGTTCTTTCAGAGTGTCGGCTGGTCAGTGGGCACCACATTGATGCCAATGATGTTCTGGTGGCTGCGCCATTGGGATTCCTTTATGTGGCTGACATCGCTGCCCACAGCGATGGTTTTAATTTTCTCCAAGTAAGTCACGCAGAAGTCAATTCAATTGAGACCAATCGGGATTTCGTATTGAATTTCCAATTTCTCCTCGATTCTCTTCTCTTTCGACAGATATGTCATCGAATCGCCGCGTTGGTTGATTAGCAAACGTCGCTTCCGTGAAGCCATTGTCCAGTTCAATAAGATTGCCAAAATTAATGGACGTACCTTCGATGTGACCGAGAAAGAACTGACCGAAATCTACAGTAAAGACAATCATGAAGTTACCTTTGGCATTGCCTCGCTATTTAGCGGATGGCGCTTGGCGAGGAACACCATCATCATGGGCTTTAGCTGGTAGGCATTCACGCATTCCACACGCTCttcgcttctcttctctttttcgCATACCGaaaagcaatttgcatttctaaCTGCTGGCTATTTTGCTGGCCTTTTCCCTTCGTTTCGCCATTTGTTCttttccaacattttttttttcttcaattgcAGGTGCGTCGTGGCCGTTTCGTACTTCACATTGGTGCTGTTTGCGTCGCGCATGGCGGGAAATCCGTTTTTGAACTTTTTGTACCAGAGCGTTGTTGAAATTCCCGCCTACATCATGGGCAGATACCTTGGTGAGTGCAAAGAAACTGGACGATTGTACCACTGATTGGCAGCCTACTAACTTCTTCActcttttctcttctctcccGTCCATCTCTTTACGCTTTAGGCGACACATTGGGACGTCGCTTTACCAATTCGGTGTCCTTTCTCATTGCCTTTGTCACCTGCATTCCCATCGTTATGTATGCCACGGATGAACGTTTTGAGATGCTGATGATCTATCTGGCCACCTTTATCAAGTTCCTCAATGCGTTAACGTTCTTTACGGTCAATCTGCAGTGCCTCGAAATCTATCCGACTTGCATGCGACAAACCGGTTTGGCTTTGGGCACAATTCTGGCCAATGCAATTGGAGTGCTGGCGCCGTATTTGGTTTATCTGGGCACAACGGTCGATATTTGTGCACCGTACTATATATTGGGCACCCTGTTTCTGCTGGGCGGAATCGGTGTGCTCTTCCTGCCCGAAACGCTGCACAAGAAGCTGCCAGACACCATCGAGGAGGCGACCAACTTTGGCAGGCACGATGTAAGCAAAGTATATCACCGTCATCATCGACGGCatctaatttataatttaaattatgcaaagcaGCCGTAgtctaatttcatttttcacaaatttaatttacagaaATTCTTCAGTCTGCCAAAAGCGCCGCTGGCACAGGACAAGAAGCTGCCATCGGAGCCGGAGTTAACCAAGCTGAATCAGCCGGCATTTGCACCATGAAGCCAAaccaatggcaatggcaattgatttgccaccgccaccgttCTCCgttcttattttattattataatatatatataaatttcgtTTTTTCCCGTTTTGTGATGTTACATTAAGTACGCCCCAAGTATTACGAATAAACTGTTGTTATTATACTTATAAGCATGTGAGGTAGCTGTAATAAGCCCTATATAAATCACagcgtcgtcgttgtcgttgttgtcgtgtagaatgaatgaatgaaatctCTGCAATGAGTTTATCAGCGCATCTGTCAGATATTTACAAATTACCTGTGATACCATTGCCCTTGGCATGCATAAGGGATGAGCGTGGGAGGGGGAGAGTTCCAACTCCGGCTTCAgcttgtgttgctgttgctgttgctgatgctgcttatgctgatgctgatgctactgtggctaatttaataaatggcATCGTATACACACgcgtcgtatacgtaatgcgcAGCACTCGTCTGATTTATGCCAGTTATGTATCAATTTTTATCACCAGTTGCAAAAATGAGCCGCCCTCTAGCTCTCTTCCCTCCAAGGAGTTGGCAAAGTGTTAAACTGTAAGCAGACACTAACACCAGCAGCATAATTTACATACTCTTCTTTTGTGATACCCTTTCTTTAAGGTACTCTTCTTTGACGCTGACAAACGCCATCTGCTAGTCGCAATAccccaaaaaaacacattcTAAGCTTGCAAGTTAGTGGCAAACTTGTTTGTGCCAAGGCAAGCAGGCAACAACGTGCAACTTTTATGTGGCAAGGTGTTTCGTTTttcaagttatttattatgatttatttgccAATGTGGCACGCTGATGTGGCAGCGTCtgctgagactgagactgagactgagactcagTCGAAGGCTTTCAGCTTTCAGTGTTGGCCTGCAGCAGCGATAAGTAAATTGTTTATCCTACTTGTGAATTATGTGCTGCGACGGCCAGCCAGCCATAGCTTTAGTAGCAGGCATCCAGCTTGATGATCATGTTGATGTTCTTCGAGCTCTGTGCTCCATAATGGCTCTGGCAGCAGCTAACATTGTTATGCTTTCATAAACAGCTGAGCGCAATTTTCTGATAAGCCAAGTCCTCACTGCACTTCTATGgatacgtatgtgtgtgtgtgtgtgtgtgtgtgttgtgtgtgtgtgtgtgtgggtgtttgcTAGTGTTGGTGGctatttgtttcaatttatcATAAAAGGCAACGCCGGAAGTCAGCCAAGTTGCAGTTGAATGAACGACAGGCGAGAATGTCTTGAGCCGGCTTAAGGCCTTAAGAAAACGTCCACGACGATGATGCCAAAGTCCTTGGCACTGAGACTCCATAGATTTACAATGGGATTTTCAGGCATTTGATGTTTGACTCGAGGCCACTTTAAAAAGGGTCGAACAGCAACTGCATAAATATTATGCACAATTATCAGTGTCTGGCTGCCAGCCAAATgccatttttaaaaatgagcTCAAAGCCAAGTCAAGCCAAGCCAAGGCAAGCAGTGCAGCAATAATGAATACAAATGAGTGCAGCAGCGAGATAGAGAGGGaaagaaagcgagagagacagagtaGGAGATAGTGAGAACGGTTGAACAACAATTAAggccaaatgaaatgtaaattaaattgtatttatagtTAATATTAGCGCGCggctgaaagtatgcaacgccTTTTTTCATCGAGCAGCACTTGTGAATTTCTTTGGAGTTGCCAAGcggtttttatacccgctacccatagggtagaagggtattataactttgtgccgacaggaaatgtatgtaacaggtagaaggagacatctccgaccctataaagtatatatattcttgatcagcgtcaacagccgagacgatctagccatgtccgtctgtccgtctgtgtgtctgtctgtctgtccgtctgtccgtccgtccgtatgaacacctagatctcagagactataagagatagagctataattttttttcgacagcatttgttatgtttgcacgcagatcaagtttgtttcaaatttttgccacgcccactttcgcctgcgatccgcttgcgatccgcctgcgatccgcttgcgatccacgtgcgatccgcttgcgatccgcctacGATCcacctgcgatccgcctgcgatccgcgtgcgatccgcgtgcgatccgcgtgcgatccgcgtgcgatccgcgtgcgatccgcttgcgatccgcgtgcgatccgcatACGAtgcgcttgcgatccgcctgcgatccgcctgcgatccgcgtgcgatccgcttgcgatccgcgtgtgatccgcttgcgatccgccttcgatccgcctgcgatccgcgtgtgatccgcgtgtgatccgcgtgcgatccgcgtgtgatccgcccgcgatccgcttgcgatccgcgtgcgattaaattttctcgccccgcgattattagttatttaataatacttcaattataatattcaaatatttttaaaatataacataagttgtgttttcacacattttctcgccccgcgatttattcgcctgcgattcacCCGCGATTCGCGCGCGATTCACTCGCGATCACACTcggatccgcttgcgatccgcgtgtgatccgcgtgtgatccgcttgcgatccgccttcgatccgcctgcgatccgcctgcgatccgcttgcgatccgcttgcgatccgcgtgtgatccgcgtgtgatccgcgtgcgatccgcgtgtgatccgcccgcgatccgcgtgcgatccgcttgcgatccgcgtgtgatccgcctgcgatccgcctgcgatccgcttgcgatccgcttgcgatccgcttgcgatccgcttgcgatccgcgtgtgatccgcctgcgatccgcttgcgatccgcttgcgatccgcgtgcgatccgcctgcgatccgcctgcgatccgcgtgcgatccgcttgcgatccgcgtgcgattaaattttctcgccccgcgattattagttatttaataatacttcaattataatattcaaatatttttaaaatataacataagttgtgttttcacacattttctcgccccgcgatttattcgcctgcgattcacCCGCGATTCGCGCgcgatccgcgtgtgatccgcttgcgatccgcctgcgatccgcttgcgatccgcttgcgatccgcttgcgatccgcgtgtgatccgcctgcgatccgcttgcgatccgcctgcgatccgcttgcgatccgcttgcgatccgcgtgcgatccgcctgcgatccgcctgcgatccgcgtgcgatccgcttgcgatccgcgtgcgattaaattttctcgccccgcgattattagttatttaataatacttcaattataatattcaaatatttttaaaatataacataagttgtgttttcacacattttctcgccccgcgatttattcgcctgcgattcacCCGCGATTCGCGCGCGATTCACTCGCGATCACACTcggatccgcctgcgatccgcctgcgatccgcatgtgatccgcgtgtgatccgcgtgcgatccgcttgcgatccgcgtgcgatccgccttcgatccgcctgcgatccgcgtgtgatccgcgtgtgatccgccttcgatccgcctgcgatccgcctgcgatccgcttgcgatccgcgtgtgatccgcgtgtgatccgcctgcgatccgcttgtgATCAgatcagaaa
It encodes:
- the LOC117575549 gene encoding carcinine transporter; the protein is MKDKLEELNNDRKPSASASVHQMDIDESELNDPFQALMEKAGNHGRYQTLYNYVFVAGLAFAGAMTYMNIILALNIPDHWCTVPGREQTQFTIEQWRDLTLPKEPDNRGKATHSHCEMYDMNFTQINDWSSWNISQRTNQTTVCQNGWSYDTTWFDSTIPMDENWICAKDLFVTNVFVVGRVTEVVGSFIFGQMGDSLGRSFVYYISVVFCSVGRLASILCTGSYTWFLIMSGLVGLTVNSLFQSPQIIGMEISREEDRSRIAFFQSVGWSVGTTLMPMMFWWLRHWDSFMWLTSLPTAMVLIFSKYVIESPRWLISKRRFREAIVQFNKIAKINGRTFDVTEKELTEIYSKDNHEVTFGIASLFSGWRLARNTIIMGFSWCVVAVSYFTLVLFASRMAGNPFLNFLYQSVVEIPAYIMGRYLGDTLGRRFTNSVSFLIAFVTCIPIVMYATDERFEMLMIYLATFIKFLNALTFFTVNLQCLEIYPTCMRQTGLALGTILANAIGVLAPYLVYLGTTVDICAPYYILGTLFLLGGIGVLFLPETLHKKLPDTIEEATNFGRHDKFFSLPKAPLAQDKKLPSEPELTKLNQPAFAP